CTCTGGGAACCTTCATTTTCTTTATTCTCGAGTATAAGGTGTGGAATTTCTCCTATAACACACCCGTTTGGGACTGGATTTTTGGAGCAGGAGCAATGGCAAATTCATACTACGGTTACTGTGTCGTCGGTTTAGTATGCGGTATTGTTGGAGTCCTCGTTGGTACTTTTATTTCTCCGCCGCCAACAGCCGAACAATTAGCTGCAGTTGCGGATAAACCCATTGACAACAATGAAGAATTCTTCGCAGGAATGCACTCATAATTTTTCTGGAATTATGAGCAGGAATTAATAAAATGGCTAAGGAATCATTCCTTAGCCATTTTTCACAACAATCCTCCATATTGTAATTCGTCCAGCAAGTCTATATAATTCTTTTAACTTCATCATTCTTGACATCTGAGGAGGGAATTCATCAATGCTTACACCTGATTTTTCAAGATTTATACTCATTCCGTTATTCGTACTTAATATGGGCGCAATGATCGTTACATTATTCATGAAAAAGAAAATCAAACCGGAATTTTCGGGAAGCCTGGACACCTTGTTTTTTGTAGAAAACATCATTGGCTTAGGCTGTGCTGTAGCCCTTGGTTATATTGCCTTTTTTGTTAAGTAGGTAAATTAGCAAAAACTATTAGTTTTCTCGATAATCATTCGTCGGGAAATACTTGCGAATTAAGCGACTGGCTTTGCTTTGGCTGATTTCCAAGAACTTGGCAACCTCATATGAACTGCCCAATTCATTATAAGCTTGTAAAATCATGTTTTTTTCCACATCACAGAGTGCCTCATCAAGGGAAAGAGGTTTGTTGGAAGCTGTGGGATGCGGTGGGGTTTGATGTTCAATTGAAGTTAGAAACGACTTTGGCAAATCATGTTCATTAATAACATTATCCTGGGTTACAACGGTTAAGCGTTCAATGATATTTTCCAGTTCACGGACATTCCCTGGCCAAGGATATTTAACAAACAACTCATAGACTTTTTCACTGAATTCGTGATCCAGTTTGTATTTTTGATTGAATTTACCGAGGATCTCCTGGGTAAGAGGAATGATTTCTTCTTTTCTTTCTCGCAGAGGAGGCAGTACCAGTTCGAAGATATTTAAACGATAATATAAATCTTCCCGGAAATCGCCTTTTGAGATCATGGCTTGTAAGTCGCGATTGGTCGCGGCGATGACCCGGCAATTGACTTGCTGAATCTCGCGTCCTCCAACTTTAAAGTATTGATTTTCGTGGAGTACCTGGAGAAGCTTAGCCTGCATGCGAGGAGAGAGTTCTGCTATTTCGTCCAAGAAAAGAGTACCTTCATTGGCCAGCTCAATTAAGCCGATGTTTCCTTTGACGTTAGCACCTGTAAAAGCGCCTTTAGAATATCCAAACATTTCTGCTTCCATAAGCTCTGAAGGTATGGAAGCACAGTTAACAGTTATAAATGGCCCGTCTTTGTTGGGGCTGTTGTTATGGATATATTTAGCCATGTGCCCTTTTCCGGACCCTGACTCACCCAGCAGCAGAACGGTTGAATTAACAGAAGCAATTCGCCGCACAAGTTTGAGAAGGGATTCCATTTTCGAGCTTTTACACACAAACTCAGGAATTTTAGTTTCTTTCTCCCGAAGGACGGCAACCTCCTTTTTATATCTTTTTAAAAGCTGGGTACTTTTCTCTAATTCATGGCGGATGCCTTCAGATTCAGTTACATCTCTGGAATTTTCTATGATCATTTCAATGTTGCCATCTTCATCAAAAATCGGGGTCGCAGTGGTAAGTAATGTTTTGCCGGTACATGTTTTTTGTTCAAGAGTAATGCTCATTTTTTTATCAATAGCAATAGGACTGATTCGGGGACCCCAGTATTTCTTTTCGGAAATTTCCCGGGATTTCTTGCCAACAATCTCGGAGGCTTTGACACCGTAGTGTTTCTCACAGGCGTTGTTTACGTATATGACGATTCCGTTTGCATTTGTAACATAGATCTCATCATGAGAATTGTCGAGTATTTTCTTTAATGTATCAAAATCCAAGTTGTCAGGTTCGACACTCATCCTGCGTACCTCCTTGTCTAGCTTGATTACTGTTTTATATTAAAGACCTTACTAATTAAGAAGCTTAACGATAAATCATTTATGACTTATATGTATTTTCGACTTAATTGATAAAAAACCTCTTTTTTCCCCTAAATTACGAAAAGTAATTATCGTAATATATTTTTATTTTGGAATTGAGATTTTTTATTATAAATTTTATAAAGCTTAAAAGAATTTTTATCTTGCCATGAAATTGACTTAAAGGAAGTCATTGTTGACTCGATTTTACTGAGAACTGAGTCAAAACAATGTGAATTTTCCGGGTTCTCTAAGATAAAGAATATTTTTTCAATGGCATAAGAATTGCATATTAATTACAAAGACGATTTATGAAAGGAGTGAAAGTAACCTTAACTTTCATACCCATACTTGGGTGAAGCAATTATTTATGACTTGAATCTAAATACCATGTAATTCTAATGTAACAGTTGAGGTTATTTGCATGTCGTGTGGATTTGGGACTCCGGCTTCATTAAGTGGAGTCTTGAAAGTGGATTAATAAAACGAGAGCGAGAGGAGAAAACACAAATGGCTATTAGGGAAGATCTCGTAGCACTAGGTATGGTTGAAACCCGCGGAGTCGTTGGAGCCGTTGAGGCAGCGGATGCCATGGTTAAAGCAGCCAATGTTACCTTAATCGGGAAAGTAAAAGTTGGAGGCGCCTTGGTGACGGTCATGGTTCGTGGAGATGTGGGAGCAGTTAAAGCTTCCGTGGATGCGGGAGCCGCAGCGGCAGAGCGAGTCGGAGAGTTGGTAAGTTGTCATGTTATTCCTCGTCCTCATCCGGAACTAGAAGCCATTTTGCCTAAATTACCGGTTTTCGAAGAAAAGCCTAAATCGAAAAACGTTGAAAACAAATAAATCGTCGGAACCGAGAATAACGTCCGGCAGTAATAGGGAGGGTAACCATGATAGAGCCCATTAAGGCAAAAGCATTAGCAGTAAGATTAATCCCCAATGTCGCCCCGGATTTCGCTGAAAAATTAGGCCTTACAGAATATCAGCGCTCAATCGGTATGATCACCGCTGACATTGATGATTCAACTTATGTCGCTTTAGACGAGGCTACTAAAAAAGCCGAAGTAGAAGTAGTTTATGCCAAAAGTTTTTATTGTGGAGCAGCTCGTGCATCAGGTCCACTATCAGGTGAAATCATCGGAATTTTAGCCGGCCCAAATCCTGCTGAAGTCCGGGCAGGCATAGATGCTTGCATTGAGCACCTGGAGAATGAATGTTGGTTCTATACTTGTGACGGAGGAAAAACGGCGTTTTTCCCGCACACGATCTCCAGAACCGGAAGCTACCTATCTAAAGTTGCAGGAATTCAAGAAGGACAACCTCTGTCTTATCTTATTGCACCCCCAATTGAAGCTATGTTCGGCTTGGATGCAGCTCTGAAAGCTGCTGAAGTCAGCATGAAAGCTTTTTACGGACCACCTACAGAAACGAACTTTGGCGGCGGACTCTTAACCGGTTCGCAAAGCGCTTGTAAATCTGCCTGTGAGGCCTTTCAAAGAGCCGTTATCGATGTCTGTGAACACGGCTTAAAATTTTAGTAAAGGAAGGTATCGCTCGTAATGGAACTGGATCGAGATTTATGTTCATTACAAGAAGCCCGAAATTTAGTACGAGCTGCCCGCAAAGCCCAAGAAGCCCTCATGGACTTTACACAAGAACAAGTTGATAAAATTATCGACATGATGCGTGAAGCAGGGGAAGCCAATGCTGCTCGACTGGCCATGATGGCAGTCTCTGAAACGGGTATGGGAAACTATAATGACAAATGTTTCAAGAATTATTTTGCCTCCCGCACCCTCTATGACTTCATAAAACCTATGAAGACAGTGGGATTGATCCGGGAAGATCACGAGAATAAACTATGGGAAATTGCTGAGCCTGTGGGAGTCATCGCGGGAATTGTACCGACGACAAACCCAACCTCAACGGTTATATACAAAGCTATGATAGCTCTGAAATCCCGGAATGCCATTGTCTTTTCTCCACATCCCAGTGCAGTACGCTGTACCAATGAAGCTGCCAAAATTATGCATCAAGCAGCAGTGGCGGCAGGAGCGCCTGAAGGAGTTATTGGTTGTATCATGAATGTATCCATGGGAGCCACTAACGAACTCATGAAACACCCCAGTGTCGCCATGATTTTGGCAACCGGCGGAAGCGCTTTAGTAAAGGCCGCTTATAGCAGCGGGAAACCTGCGTTAGGTGTTGGCCCCGGTAACGTGCCCGCTTTCGTAGAGCGAAGCGCAGATCTCCCTAAAGCTGCCGAATATATTGTTATGGGTAAAACCTTTGACAATGGAACGATTTGTGCCTCAGAACAAGCTATTGTAGCAGAAGAGTGTATTGCCGACGAACTTATCACCCAGCTTAAACGACAAGGAGCTTATTTCCTTGATCCCGAGGAAGTAGCGAAGGTCTCAAAAGTCGTTATGCTGCCTAACGGAGGAGTCAATCCCAAAGTTGTGGGCAAAGACCCTAAATTCATTGCCCAAATGGCGGGAATTACAATCCCGGATAACACGAGATGCTTAGTTGCTCCCTTAGCGGGCGTCGGACCTCAATGGCCTTTATCTTACGAAAAGCTGACAACGGTTTTAGCATTTTACAGAGTGGCAGATTGGCATGAAGGGTGTGAACGCTGCTTCCAGCTCTTAGAAGCGGGCGGAGTAGGCCATAGCCTGTCACTACACTGTAATAATGAAGAAATTATTCGCGAGTTTGCCCTTAAAAAGCCGGTTAATCGCTTGCTTGTCAATACTCCGGCCGCTATGGGAGGCGTCGGCGCAACCACAGGCTTAGCTCCATCCTTTACCTTAGGCTGCGGGACTTGGGCTGGATCAAGTGTTTCTGAAAACGTCACACCCCTGCATCTTATCAACGTCAAACGAGTGGCCTGGCATCAAGGAATCCCTGAACGCAAACCGGTTGAGCCCATCAGCGCTGTGGAAAGCTGCGAGAAATCCCAAGCTCCAAAGGTTGATGCCCAATTAGTACAGGAGATTATTGCTCAAGTTATGCAACATCTCAACGGCATGAAGTGTTAAGCCGAACCAAGAACATCGAATAACGAACTACGAATTAGGGAGGGAACAAAATGGCACAAGATCGAAGAGTTATCGCTCTTGGAATGATAGAAACCAAAGGATTAATCCCAGCCATCGAAGCAGCTGACCAAATGTTAAAAGCAGCAAATGTTGAACTGTGCGGGAAAGAACATGTTTCCGGCGGACTGGTTTCAGTCATGGTCCGGGGGGACGTAGGGGCCGTCAAGGCCGCTGTCGATGCAGGAGCAGCAGCAGCTCAGCGAGTCGGGGCGCTTCTCAGCGTCCATGTTATACCTCGGCCTCATCAAGACGTTGAGTATATTCTGCCTGTCGGTGACAATAAGGGTTATGGAGATAAATAAAACGTCAAATGTTTGTCTGTAATGAGGTGAGGTCTTGATCGTCACAGAATATGAACTTAGAGCCAATTGGCATAAAACCAAGGATAAATTGATTATCATGCCGCCGGGCAGTGTGATTACTCCATCGGCAAGAGATTTCATTACGTCTAAGGGAATCGAAGTTCAGATAGAAGGAAACGGACTTAAGGACATTCGCAAGACAACGTTATCAAATGCGTCTCAAAGTATGGTTAACAATAAACAGCCAGAGCCGGTTTCAGCACCGGCTGAAATATCTAAAGAGAAAGCAGCAACATCTAACGGCTCTTCAAGTCCTTCAAGTGCTAAGCCAGAGCATATGACCCATTTGCGGGCAGGATCTTTAGTGACTAAAACACATCCTATTATTGCTTATCGCGGACAATTGGATTTGTTTCAATGTGAATTGGTCGAAGCTCAAGGATTCTTTCAACTCGCAGGAGAACGTGAGCTGATAGGAAAATTAGATGAGATCGCTGCCCTTTGCCGGCAGCTTATGGTTAGTGAAGTTAAACAGGAACCTTTCCAATGGACAACCTTGATTGGGCTTACCCCCGAAGAGCTGCGGGAAAGATCCCATCATCCCCAAAAATATTTTGGGATCGATCATACACCCCTCAGCTATACTCATGGCCCCGTTGTTGCAAAACTTCATCATCTAAGAGCAAAGTCCAGAGAAGTTGAGCTCTATGCCAACAGGGCATTTACTGATGAAACTGGGGCTTGCAGCCGAACGGATTTGATACAGGCTTTGAATCGTCTTTCCAGCGCCTTCTATATCCTGGCCTGCGAAGTAAGAGGCCGAAAAAACAAAGATCTCAAGGAGAAGTGGGTTCCTGTCGGAACATCCAACCGCCATATTCATCTCTCCCAAGGGGATTTAACGGCACTCTTCGGTGAAAACTATCAGTTAACGGTCCAAAAAGAACTCTCCCAGCCGGGGCAGTTTGCTGCCAAAGAAACTGTCACTTTAGTGGGGCCTAAGGGGAGTTTGGAAAAGGTTCGCGTATTAGGTCCTGTCCGTAAGAATACTCAAGTGGAAATCAGTGTTACGGATTGTTTTAAACTTGGCGTTAAGCCGGTTATTCGAGATTCAGGTGAACATGAGGGAACGCCTGGTTTAGAGATTGTCGGACCTGCAGGTAAAGTCCAACTTGAGTCCGGGGTTATGGTTGCCAGCAGGCATATCCATCTCCATACGGATGATGCTCAAGAATGGTCGCTCAAGGATGGAGATCGAGTGTGTGTTCGAGTAGAGAGCGGTCGTCCTATTGTCTATGAAGACGTACTGATTCGTGTCAGTGACCAATACCAAAAAGAGATGCACCTGGATTTAGATGAAGCGAATGCTGCCCTCGTCGTACCAACAAGCCGGGGAAAACTCATGGAGGTATGACCATGAATGAAGAACTGATCAACCAAATTGTGCGCCGCATTTTGTCGGATGCGTCCTTACAAGGATTGCTCCAGGGAAGTGGAACCTCAGAAGGGAATAACGTCAAATCTGAAGCTCTGGTTCTCTTAAACTATGTCCCGGATTTTCAGCGGGTTTTAAGTACAGTGCAGCAGCGCTGGGGAGAAAGCTTCACACTTAGAGTTTTACCTAGTGATCAAGTGTATATGGCTAAACCGGAACTGCCTGAGGGCATGTGCTGGATCACAGTGGAAGAGGCTATGGCTAAGGCCGACTGGTCGAAAATCATCCTGCCGTCTTGTTCCGCCAACACTTTAGCTAAAGCTGCCTTGGGCATTCGCGACAACCCTATCTGTGAAATGATTGGGAGAGGAATCAGCCGGGGATGCTCCATAGAATTGGTAACGGAGTATTTGGGGCTCACCGATCAAACGCCCCCGGCTTACCGGGAACTGTATGAAGGCTATATCCAGAAGCTTCAATCTTACGGAGTGACGGTCTGGGGAAACTTGGCTGGCGGTCAGGCCTTAACAGGCCAACCTGTTCAAGCCCAACCCGGCCTATCCAATCAACCTATTCAACCCAGCCAACCCAGTCAATCCAGCCCGCAGCCTTCTGCAGCAGGGGAGCCCCGACAGCAAATCTTTCACTCAGAGAGTGTTTCTCCCAGAGACGAGGTTCGTTTCACCAAGAAATTCCTGGGGGATAAACAAGCCTATGGCTTCCCGGAAGGAGCCACGGTCTATGTCAGACCAGAGACGGTTATCTCCCCTCTGGCCCGGGATACCTTAAGAATGCGCCGCATTGAGCTGTGCATGGAGAAGGAGGAAGGACGATGATTCTGGCCCGTGTTATCGGCCACGTCTGGTCAACCCGTAAAGAAGAATCTCTCCGGGGCCTGAAATTTCTCGTCGTCCAGCCGGTAACCCTCTCCTATCAAGAGGATGGAACCCCCAAGCTGGAGGAAATTGGGAATTCCCTCATCGCAGCGGATCAAATCGGAGCCGGCGAAGATGAAATCGTCATGGTAGCCAGCGGTTCCTCAGCCCGGCAGGGATTAGCCAACAACAGCATTCCCATTGATGCCACCATCGTGGGGATTATCGATAAAGAAACCTTTGAAGCGTAAAGCTTAAGTGGGTGAAAAATAAATGAATATGCAAATGAAAGAGATTAGCGGCAAGGTACGGGAAGCCGGAGTAGTCGGGGCCGGGGGAGCGGGATTTCCCACCCATGTCAAGTTGTCTGCCCAGGCAGAGATCGTCATCGTCAACGGGGCAGAGTGTGAGCCCCTGCTGAAAACCGACCAGCAATTGGCGGCCCGCTACCCGGATCTTTTAGTTAAAGGCCTGACCCTGGCCATGGCCTCAACAGGAGCCCAAAAAGGGATCATCGCCTTAAAAGCGAAATACAAGGAAGCCATTGCCGCCTTAGAACCCTATATCCGGAACACAGAGGGAATTGAAATTGCCATCATGCCCGATATCTATCCGGCGGGAGACGAAGTGATGACCATTTGGTTAACCACCGGCAGACGGGTGCCCCCTGGAGGAATCCCCATCAACATCGGCGTAGTGGTGAACAACGTCCAAACCCTCATCAATGTAGCCAAAGCCGAGGCAGGGATCCCCGTCACAACCCGAACTCTCACCGTCACAGGAGCCGTTAAGAAGCCCATCACCGTCACCGTACCCATCGGCACCCCTCTGAGGGAGGTCCTGGATCTGGCCGGAGGGGAAGAAGCGGACCTGGCCTATATCAACGGAGGCCCCATGATGGGCAAACTCATCAGCGACCTGTCCGACACAGTAACCAAGACCACGGGAGGGCTGATCGGACTGCCCAGGGACCACATGCTCATCCAGCGCAAGGAAAGCAGCGTGGAAGGGATTCTGCGCATCGCCAAAACCGTCTGTGAACAGTGCAGCTTCTGTACGGATCTCTGTCCACGGCACATGATCGGCCACGAACTATCTCCTCATCGCTTAATCCGAGCGGTTAATTATAAAAATCTGGCCGACCTGTCCTTACTTGCCACGGCCCTGACCTGTTCAGAATGCGGAGTATGTGAAGCCTATGCCTGCCCGGTGGGAATATCCCCCCTGAGAGTGAATGTAGCCTTAAAAGCAGAGCTAAGGTCCCAGGGGATCAAATACCAGGGAGAACTGGGCAAAGCGGACCCCATGGCCCAACACCGCTTAATCCCATCCTCACGCTTAATGGACCGCTTGAGACTGCGTTCCTTTTACAAAGAAGCACCCATGACCGGGGAAGTGTATGAAGGGAAAGAAGTCCGGATCAAGCTGCAGCAGCACATAGGAGCACCGGCAGCGGCGGTAGTCAAAGAGGGGGATGTTGTGGAAGCGGGACAACGGATCGGAGAAATCCCGTCAGGAGCCCTGGGAGCGAACATCCATGCCAGCATCTCTGGAACG
This Desulfosporosinus orientis DSM 765 DNA region includes the following protein-coding sequences:
- a CDS encoding BMC domain-containing protein produces the protein MAQDRRVIALGMIETKGLIPAIEAADQMLKAANVELCGKEHVSGGLVSVMVRGDVGAVKAAVDAGAAAAQRVGALLSVHVIPRPHQDVEYILPVGDNKGYGDK
- the pduL gene encoding phosphate propanoyltransferase codes for the protein MIVTEYELRANWHKTKDKLIIMPPGSVITPSARDFITSKGIEVQIEGNGLKDIRKTTLSNASQSMVNNKQPEPVSAPAEISKEKAATSNGSSSPSSAKPEHMTHLRAGSLVTKTHPIIAYRGQLDLFQCELVEAQGFFQLAGERELIGKLDEIAALCRQLMVSEVKQEPFQWTTLIGLTPEELRERSHHPQKYFGIDHTPLSYTHGPVVAKLHHLRAKSREVELYANRAFTDETGACSRTDLIQALNRLSSAFYILACEVRGRKNKDLKEKWVPVGTSNRHIHLSQGDLTALFGENYQLTVQKELSQPGQFAAKETVTLVGPKGSLEKVRVLGPVRKNTQVEISVTDCFKLGVKPVIRDSGEHEGTPGLEIVGPAGKVQLESGVMVASRHIHLHTDDAQEWSLKDGDRVCVRVESGRPIVYEDVLIRVSDQYQKEMHLDLDEANAALVVPTSRGKLMEV
- a CDS encoding flavoprotein, with the translated sequence MNEELINQIVRRILSDASLQGLLQGSGTSEGNNVKSEALVLLNYVPDFQRVLSTVQQRWGESFTLRVLPSDQVYMAKPELPEGMCWITVEEAMAKADWSKIILPSCSANTLAKAALGIRDNPICEMIGRGISRGCSIELVTEYLGLTDQTPPAYRELYEGYIQKLQSYGVTVWGNLAGGQALTGQPVQAQPGLSNQPIQPSQPSQSSPQPSAAGEPRQQIFHSESVSPRDEVRFTKKFLGDKQAYGFPEGATVYVRPETVISPLARDTLRMRRIELCMEKEEGR
- a CDS encoding 4Fe-4S dicluster domain-containing protein translates to MNMQMKEISGKVREAGVVGAGGAGFPTHVKLSAQAEIVIVNGAECEPLLKTDQQLAARYPDLLVKGLTLAMASTGAQKGIIALKAKYKEAIAALEPYIRNTEGIEIAIMPDIYPAGDEVMTIWLTTGRRVPPGGIPINIGVVVNNVQTLINVAKAEAGIPVTTRTLTVTGAVKKPITVTVPIGTPLREVLDLAGGEEADLAYINGGPMMGKLISDLSDTVTKTTGGLIGLPRDHMLIQRKESSVEGILRIAKTVCEQCSFCTDLCPRHMIGHELSPHRLIRAVNYKNLADLSLLATALTCSECGVCEAYACPVGISPLRVNVALKAELRSQGIKYQGELGKADPMAQHRLIPSSRLMDRLRLRSFYKEAPMTGEVYEGKEVRIKLQQHIGAPAAAVVKEGDVVEAGQRIGEIPSGALGANIHASISGTVTQVTPQAITIRKGGAAR
- a CDS encoding acetaldehyde dehydrogenase (acetylating); this encodes MELDRDLCSLQEARNLVRAARKAQEALMDFTQEQVDKIIDMMREAGEANAARLAMMAVSETGMGNYNDKCFKNYFASRTLYDFIKPMKTVGLIREDHENKLWEIAEPVGVIAGIVPTTNPTSTVIYKAMIALKSRNAIVFSPHPSAVRCTNEAAKIMHQAAVAAGAPEGVIGCIMNVSMGATNELMKHPSVAMILATGGSALVKAAYSSGKPALGVGPGNVPAFVERSADLPKAAEYIVMGKTFDNGTICASEQAIVAEECIADELITQLKRQGAYFLDPEEVAKVSKVVMLPNGGVNPKVVGKDPKFIAQMAGITIPDNTRCLVAPLAGVGPQWPLSYEKLTTVLAFYRVADWHEGCERCFQLLEAGGVGHSLSLHCNNEEIIREFALKKPVNRLLVNTPAAMGGVGATTGLAPSFTLGCGTWAGSSVSENVTPLHLINVKRVAWHQGIPERKPVEPISAVESCEKSQAPKVDAQLVQEIIAQVMQHLNGMKC
- a CDS encoding BMC domain-containing protein translates to MAIREDLVALGMVETRGVVGAVEAADAMVKAANVTLIGKVKVGGALVTVMVRGDVGAVKASVDAGAAAAERVGELVSCHVIPRPHPELEAILPKLPVFEEKPKSKNVENK
- a CDS encoding EutN/CcmL family microcompartment protein gives rise to the protein MILARVIGHVWSTRKEESLRGLKFLVVQPVTLSYQEDGTPKLEEIGNSLIAADQIGAGEDEIVMVASGSSARQGLANNSIPIDATIVGIIDKETFEA
- a CDS encoding sigma-54 interaction domain-containing protein; translated protein: MSVEPDNLDFDTLKKILDNSHDEIYVTNANGIVIYVNNACEKHYGVKASEIVGKKSREISEKKYWGPRISPIAIDKKMSITLEQKTCTGKTLLTTATPIFDEDGNIEMIIENSRDVTESEGIRHELEKSTQLLKRYKKEVAVLREKETKIPEFVCKSSKMESLLKLVRRIASVNSTVLLLGESGSGKGHMAKYIHNNSPNKDGPFITVNCASIPSELMEAEMFGYSKGAFTGANVKGNIGLIELANEGTLFLDEIAELSPRMQAKLLQVLHENQYFKVGGREIQQVNCRVIAATNRDLQAMISKGDFREDLYYRLNIFELVLPPLRERKEEIIPLTQEILGKFNQKYKLDHEFSEKVYELFVKYPWPGNVRELENIIERLTVVTQDNVINEHDLPKSFLTSIEHQTPPHPTASNKPLSLDEALCDVEKNMILQAYNELGSSYEVAKFLEISQSKASRLIRKYFPTNDYREN
- the eutL gene encoding ethanolamine utilization microcompartment protein EutL, which translates into the protein MIEPIKAKALAVRLIPNVAPDFAEKLGLTEYQRSIGMITADIDDSTYVALDEATKKAEVEVVYAKSFYCGAARASGPLSGEIIGILAGPNPAEVRAGIDACIEHLENECWFYTCDGGKTAFFPHTISRTGSYLSKVAGIQEGQPLSYLIAPPIEAMFGLDAALKAAEVSMKAFYGPPTETNFGGGLLTGSQSACKSACEAFQRAVIDVCEHGLKF